In Desertifilum tharense IPPAS B-1220, one genomic interval encodes:
- a CDS encoding HD domain-containing protein: MLSERFSEALSFAAQLHATQVRKGSGVPYVAHLLGVASIALEYGATEEEAIAALLHDAIEDRGGDTIRQEIRRRFGDTVTAIVDGCTDADTEPKPPWRDRKEAYIAQIPHKSASVRLVSAADKLYNALSIRKDYQQVGEQIWERFTGGKTGTLWYYRALVNAFESVESTPLVKVLAQVVAELETLTLSPK; this comes from the coding sequence ATGTTATCCGAGCGCTTTAGTGAAGCCTTATCCTTTGCGGCTCAACTCCACGCCACGCAGGTTCGTAAAGGTTCTGGCGTTCCCTATGTTGCCCATTTGTTGGGAGTTGCCAGCATTGCTCTAGAATACGGGGCCACTGAAGAAGAAGCGATCGCAGCCCTACTCCATGACGCCATCGAGGATCGAGGAGGAGATACCATCCGCCAAGAAATCCGCCGTCGCTTTGGGGATACCGTTACTGCAATTGTAGACGGTTGCACTGATGCAGACACAGAACCTAAACCGCCTTGGCGCGATCGCAAAGAAGCCTATATCGCCCAAATTCCCCACAAATCTGCCTCCGTTCGCCTCGTCTCGGCTGCGGATAAACTCTACAACGCCCTTTCAATTCGCAAAGACTATCAACAGGTAGGAGAACAAATTTGGGAACGCTTCACTGGGGGCAAAACAGGCACCCTTTGGTACTATCGCGCCCTAGTCAATGCCTTTGAGTCTGTTGAGTCTACCCCTTTAGTCAAAGTTCTGGCTCAAGTTGTCGCCGAACTCGAAACCCTAACTCTTTCCCCAAAGTAG